The sequence AAGAACTCATAAAATTGATACTTTTATAGAATTTCCAACTTCAATTGATATGGGACCATATACAACTATAATGAAAAAGTacttaattaatttattaaattttagaaaaaaaaaaaaaaaaaaaaaaaaaaaagataatatttattaatatttattaatatttattattattactatttagaaaaaaacaattattaaaaaaacaaattaaaaaaagaaaagcaGATGCaatagatttaaattctAGTGGTACATCAATAAAGAGTGAAGATTatggtggtgataataataataataatattaatggtaataatagtaatagtaataacaataataataataataatattgattcatcatttttaaatcaactaAATGATCAAGATAAATTTCCATCGATTATTGAACAACATGATGGTGATAATTCATTTACATATGAATTATTTGCTGTAGTTAATCATACCGGTAAAATTGATAGTGGTCATTATACAAGTTTTGTAAAACATCAAGATAGTTGGTATAAATGTGATGATTCTATGATTAGTAGTACTACAATTcataatgttttaaaatcaaaaggatatcttttatattatttaaagaaacagttatattattcaaaataaaaattaaaaaaaataaaaaataaataataaataataaataataaataataatataattaatataaaataaaacgatttaaataaagtatataaattatataattttttttatttatgattgtgtattaccaccatcactaccactactattatttttacttaatctttttaattgaatttttaaggTATTTTCTATAAATTTCTTTCTATAGAAAAAGATAGCAGAGCCAACTAATACTGCAGCACCACCAATTGAAACTGTAATAGAAACTggaataatataattatttgaatttgagtCACTACAATTCTCTTTAAAATCTGTTGATAAGAGTACTGAAAAGTCTGgatcaattaaacaattcTTGCAATGTGGTAAATTCAAACCAACTGTAATTGAATTACTATCTTTTTCAATGGTTCTACTTGATATGAATGTTGAAATTCCATCAGAGATAACATGATCAATGTATCTACCATTTAAGATTTTATTATcctttattattgttacaaAATTTTCatgatttatatttgaattttctaaatcttgattatcaatttttgCATCACTACCATCATCCAAATTAcaatcaaattcatcatcactacTTGTTTTGTTAGTTTTATAGgcatttgattttaaatgtaattgtaaataatttaaagaatttgaataaatataatttgaaatgTTTATTGAAACTTTAATAGAGTCTTTTGAAATTTCGAATGAATAATCTgcaaaatttataattctatcttttttaatgatttctaaatttattgaaatttcacTTGAATCtgttaaattttgtttaaatttaaaaatattattattttcatcattaattatttcaagGAGTTTCCAATTGTTTTCTAAattatattgttttaaaaccCCATTTGTGAATGTTTTCTCTTGTAATGTTATTACCatgatttcaaatttattttcaccatTTTCTATAATACCATTTGCAGTGTTTTCATTAACTTTTGGGGTACTTGGAGATATTAAATCAGTTTTTGATAATGAGTTACAATCATGACCTGTAAAACCTGGATAACATTCACATTTACCTTGCAAATCATTGCAAATACCATTTGAATTACAATTGTTTGGACATGATTGTTTggatttaatataattaaacatTGATTTACCAATCCATTCAAATCCATTTTGAGTAACTGAGATATCTTTAATACCACTACCTTTACCAATAATgcattcaattgaatttgatgtaATGTTTGAGATTAAACAATTTGAATTACCAACTTGCACATTTGGATCATTGTTAATTTCACCAAACAAACCATAAATTAAAACGGTACCACCTTCTTCTTTTGTTGGTATTACACTTGATGCATAGTGATCTACGTATATACAATTGTCCCCACGGTATCCTTTGTCGCAAATACATAAGCCGTTCATATCATTGCAAATACCATGATCACCACAATTTGGATCTAAACATTCATAACCACTgcaatcattattaatacgTAATGGataacaattacaaataccTGTAATTGTATCACAATCTCCACCTGTAGTACAATTGTTTGGACATtggtttatttgaaattggcAGGTTTCACCTTGATATGCTTCATAGCAAGTACATATTGAGGTTTGGTTATTACAAActccattaccattacaattattaatacatGGTTTATACTCTAGTCCACAATCTAATCCTTGATGTAAATCATCACATGTACAAACACCAGTTTGATTATTACAAGAATTATCAAAACCATTAcatattaatgaatttataattggACATTCTTTATAAACTATATTACAATCTTCTGATTGGTGATTTTGGTCACATGAACATGAACCAgttatattattacaattaccaAATCCATTGCATGGGGTGAGATTTTGAGTTGgacattttataaaatcagtTCCACAATCTGGTCCTTGGTGTGACGAATCACATGTACAAATTCCAGTTTGattattacaaatattaccactaccaccactacatattaatgaatttgaacCAATTGGACATTGATTGAAATCAATACTACAAGTTAAACCTTGATGTGATGAATTACATTCACAAATTCCTGTTGTATTTTTACATATACCATTATTTGAACAAGTTGGatctaaacaatttttaaaaggagTTTGGCAATCAATATCTTGCCATTCTGGATAACATTGACAAATTCCTTTACTTGTATCACAAACACCATGTCCATTGCAATTATTTGAAGTACATGTATAACCACTACAATCCTGATTAGTAAAACCACTATCGCATGTACAATCaccagttttattattacaaattccATGGCCTGAACAaggaattgaattttttaatggacattgaataaaatcatttgcaCAATCTGAACCCTGATGTGATGAATCACATTTACAAATTCCAGTTTGATTATTACaactattaccaccaccactacatATTAATGAATTAGAACCAATTGGACATTGCTTATAATTAATACTACAATTTAAACCTTGATGTGATGAATTGCACGTACAAATACCAGTTTGATTATTGCAgctattaccaccaccactacatattaatgaatttaaaccTTTTGGACAT comes from Dictyostelium discoideum AX4 chromosome 2 chromosome, whole genome shotgun sequence and encodes:
- the comC gene encoding EGF-like domain-containing protein gives rise to the protein MIKKYLFLFFIFLIFNFVLSIQPPLSEYNCLKNFVTKFKLSTKFPTNSTGGYDFCSIVSCNPVNGSINGFLSLQSESTTPTTVTVVGTDLSCLPFNNLNLQNFLISTTLLYTKFFTSCSTLAINSDSITSITQVLAPYETFTIVSKKLNGALKMSNFINQKSILITNSNSTSGYTLVNDALAENKIKLETPNFSGLLSVPDLTGYTSLGYPAFYFSDALEVTSLALANIKTIGAVSSRLYFPSTKTIQFPTSYHNDTSYLTIQGKFTKPTAVIDLSKFVNCRNIQILNYDKTFNINGEIPIKTSPFTDIYYTDGNITKIPIGGTSFVTWSTEQSITIKKSGLSGTLPPLSGVIPTYYDFSGNSISGTLSNTWCNTNIIVTDNLMTGTLPSCIVCHLNNSEVAKKFTGNKFTNLVTSNPPCTTFAPKIKVDKSQKTIILTGTDFGTYTSGWILNTTLSCEKLWTKVTYGSNYTCTYPSTTTLDKVSYFWINFNTPGRNYTFPAISQVPTPNSIIVGTSNSVTISGTFFSTYIGYVTQSISVGSISCTVGTSSFSSITCTLDSAPSTNTEQKLIITTNSLIKEAYISTVVGFNNNKLCPNDCTSSTRGICYMNNGTCKCNSGYVGLDCSGLQCKVPNCSNGGTCNTTVGLCVCDSSHQSLDCSLDFKQCPKGLNSLICSGGGNSCNNQTGICTCNSSHQGLNCSINYKQCPIGSNSLICSGGGNSCNNQTGICKCDSSHQGSDCANDFIQCPLKNSIPCSGHGICNNKTGDCTCDSGFTNQDCSGYTCTSNNCNGHGVCDTSKGICQCYPEWQDIDCQTPFKNCLDPTCSNNGICKNTTGICECNSSHQGLTCSIDFNQCPIGSNSLICSGGSGNICNNQTGICTCDSSHQGPDCGTDFIKCPTQNLTPCNGFGNCNNITGSCSCDQNHQSEDCNIVYKECPIINSLICNGFDNSCNNQTGVCTCDDLHQGLDCGLEYKPCINNCNGNGVCNNQTSICTCYEAYQGETCQFQINQCPNNCTTGGDCDTITGICNCYPLRINNDCSGYECLDPNCGDHGICNDMNGLCICDKGYRGDNCIYVDHYASSVIPTKEEGGTVLIYGLFGEINNDPNVQVGNSNCLISNITSNSIECIIGKGSGIKDISVTQNGFEWIGKSMFNYIKSKQSCPNNCNSNGICNDLQGKCECYPGFTGHDCNSLSKTDLISPSTPKVNENTANGIIENGENKFEIMVITLQEKTFTNGVLKQYNLENNWKLLEIINDENNNIFKFKQNLTDSSEISINLEIIKKDRIINFADYSFEISKDSIKVSINISNYIYSNSLNYLQLHLKSNAYKTNKTSSDDEFDCNLDDGSDAKIDNQDLENSNINHENFVTIIKDNKILNGRYIDHVISDGISTFISSRTIEKDSNSITVGLNLPHCKNCLIDPDFSVLLSTDFKENCSDSNSNNYIIPVSITVSIGGAAVLVGSAIFFYRKKFIENTLKIQLKRLSKNNSSGSDGGNTQS